TAAGAGTGGCGCGGTCGGGAGACCGCGCCACAGCGAGGGGATATGCGCGAGTTCGTTGCACTGCGAGGGGGGCCACGGACCTACACGGACGGGCACGTGATGGAGACCTGCGGTCGTAAGAGTGGCGCGGTCGGGAGACCGCGCCACAGCGAGGAGGACTCCGCCGGAAGCGGACGAAGGATCTGGCTTCGACAGGACACTCAGTAGACTTCGAGGCGATCGATTCACGATCGCCTAGCATTATGGATTGCGCGACGTAAAATGTTGCGTTACTATACCAACAATGTCACGCATCCGATCTTGGTGTCACGGTGAACGAATGACACGTCTACCAAGTCCTTGAAATCGTGCGCGGTGACCCATTGCGGCCTGCGAACGGATCCGGTACTGTCGAATGAGACTCCCGCCAGGGCCGTTGCTGACGACTGGATCCTATGGCTTCGCAACGAGGACGACGAACATGACGTCACCCGTATCCGGCGACAAACTCACATGGGCAGACCGTGGGGCGCGCCCGCATTCCTCACGCGGCTGGAAGCCCTCCTTAGCCGCAGCCTCAAACCGGGCCAGCGCGGCAGGTAGCGGAAATCGCCGAACAGCGGAAAAGAAGGGGGTAGAAGTAGTCCCTCTGTTACTCCCCAGTGGATCGCGCGTGCGTTCCGAGGAATCCACTCTAATGCTAATTGTGACTGTCGAAAGAGTTGGGAATAACAATAAAGACGAGGAAAAAGTATGAGCGATACGCCAACGCAAGAACCCGCTTGCACGACGAAGCTGGAGAGCATCGACCGCAAATTGGACAAATTGCAGTACAAGGATTGGTTCCTGGAACTGACGAAGCTAGTCGTTCCAGTCTTGACTGCACTAATTGCGGCGGTGGCGGCCGGTGCTGGCACCTACTTTTCCTTCTCAGCAAAGCAGGCGGAGCTTTCTGACCAGCGCCTGTACAATGCCATAGATTGGTCGTACGATAAGAAGATTAGTCCTGAGACAGTCGACAAGCTCCGGGCCGCTGCAGAGGCAATGGGTTTGACAATGGAGAATTCACCACTTCTCCGATTGATGGTGGCACTAGCGGAAAAAGATGATGTTGTTGTAGCCAATCTAACAGCAACCACGATCAATGAGAATCCGGCCGCGGCGGAGTCGTTCGTTAAGAGTGTATCGGAAATAAGTCCGGCTGCTGCTGAAGGCGTTCGACAGGGAATTGCGGATTCTAAGCTTCCAGAGGAAACCAAACTAACTCTGACCGATGAAGCTCACTTCTCGGAGCTGCTTGATGCTATCGAACATTCCCCCGACAGATTAACTGCCTCTGTTGAACTTCGAAGCTGGCAAGAATTCCCCGGTTTTGTTGAAAGGCTTATCAAGGCGTGCGATGGCAAAGTACAAGCAGAAACTGAATACGGTATCAACGTCAGACTGATCAACACGATGGATATCCTCAGACGTTGTGACGCCGACGTGCTCATAAAGAATGAAACCATCATTCGTAGTTGGCTAGAAAGAGATGTTTTGGGAAAAGTAGGACCCAATACAACAGTGATTGCCAAGAGCCTACAAAGACGTCTCGATGAGGCCACGAAAGCAAATGTTCAGTGAACACATGCGCTAAACTCATTGCCAATCGACTCAGCCTTATTTAGCCGAAGCGTGACTCCCTCAAAATCCAATCGCACGCATGCAAAGTATTGAGCATCAAGAAAAGCGGTAACCTGCGTTCCGTGACCGCTGCCATTCAGTCCCGCTGGAATATAGGGACATCCATGATAGGTACATGTCAAAATGCCAAGAAGGCGTTTGGCATGCATGCCCGCAAGCGGCAGGCCTTTTCTCTTTAAGTCGTCTACTACACGTGATTAAGGCGGGCGTGGGACCGGACGTGCCGAGAATTCCGGGAGAGTTACCACCAAGACACCAAGACACCAAGAAGAAAATGGAGAAGCGACAGTGAAGATATCCAAGTCCTCACGACGCGGTGGCGTGGTCTCATGATCCGCCGCGGCGGACCACGTACACGACCGGTCTCCAGTTTGTGTCGCGAAGCTTCGTTCGCGTTAGGAAAGACTGAGAGCCACCTCATTCAACTCCCATCATGTGCATCCTGGGTATCCCTGTTAAAGAATGGACTTACGGCTTTGTCTTTGCGTTTTCTGACTTCAAGGCAAAGGGGAATGTCGCCAGGATCTGACATCAGACCAAACGACCCCATTCTCGTCTTCTTGTCACTTGGGTGACATTCGGGTTCCGGACCTGAAATGTGTATAATCCAGTGGGCGGTATGGGTCCGGGGGTGGACTGTGCCGCGCGAGATGAATCGTTTTTCACCAGTAAGGGGGCAATTCCATGGCATCCGCTCAATTTCACCATTTTGGCGTGCCGACGAACGTTAAGAGCGACGGCGAAACGTATATCGATGGGGCAAAGGTCTATGTGACCAATCCCGAAGCGCATCCGTACCGGGTGGAGTTTCTGCGCTTCGATGCCGACAGCCCAATGCCAAAAGACGTGTGCTCGCAACCGCATGCCGCGTTCATCGTGCCGTCGCTGGATAAGGCGCTTGAGGGACAGAACGTGATCATCCCTCCGTTCGACGCGACGGACAAGCTGCGTTGCGCGTTCATCAAGGACGGGGCCGCGATTATCGAGTTGATGGAAAACCGCTAGGATCGCTGGCTGCGTTTCCTGGTTAGAGGAATTAGGGAGTCAAGGGGGGATACTCATGGCTATGAAGAAGTTTGTGAACGCTCCGGAAAACCTCGTACCGGAGTTGCTTGATGGCTTTGTTCTGGCGAATCAGAGCAAGGTTCAATTGACGGGCAGCAATCTGGTCGTGCGGAAGAATCCGAAGCCTGCCAATAAGGTCGCGGTGGTCACCATGGGCGGCAGCGGTCATGAACCGGCGCTCAGCGGATTCGTGGGCGACGGCATGCTCGACATCAGCGTACCCGGCGAGATTTTTGCCGCGCCTGGCCCGCCCCGTGTGATGGAGGCCTTGCGCGCCGCGAATCGCGATGCGGGCGTCTTGTTTGTGGTGTTGAACCACGCGGGTGACGTCATGTCGGCGAACATCGCGATGGGCATGGCGAAGAAGGAAGGCCTCAACGTCAAGCAGATCCTCACGCACGAAGACATTTCGGGCGGACCTCGTGAAAACCCCGATGAACGCCGCGGCTTAGTCGGTTGCCTACTCGTGATTAAGGTCGCGGGCGCGGCGGCGGAACAGGGCCGCTCGTTGGACGAGTGCCTCGCCATCGCCGAGAAGATGGAGCGCAACTCGG
This is a stretch of genomic DNA from Candidatus Hydrogenedentota bacterium. It encodes these proteins:
- a CDS encoding dihydroxyacetone kinase subunit DhaK, whose product is MAMKKFVNAPENLVPELLDGFVLANQSKVQLTGSNLVVRKNPKPANKVAVVTMGGSGHEPALSGFVGDGMLDISVPGEIFAAPGPPRVMEALRAANRDAGVLFVVLNHAGDVMSANIAMGMAKKEGLNVKQILTHEDISGGPRENPDERRGLVGCLLVIKVAGAAAEQGRSLDECLAIAEKMERNSATLAVAVSGATHPSTGDVIAEVPDGMMVVGMGQHGEAGGGTQSLRTADETADIMLPTLLDDLKIVAGEEVLVMLNGVGATTLMEMYLVLRRVKQILDEKGVTLARALVGEFLTVQEMGGFQMCVARLDDELKALWDAPCNAPALVVR